In Zonotrichia leucophrys gambelii isolate GWCS_2022_RI chromosome 15, RI_Zleu_2.0, whole genome shotgun sequence, the DNA window CTGGTCATGGTGGGGTCACCGAGGTGGCACCGGTGTccccacctgcagctcagccttggGGAAAAAGCGTTAGCATTAAAGGATGGGGTTCCtccggggaaaaaggcaaaCTCATGGGGAGACTGGACCTGTGCAGGGGGGATGCTCCGGTGGGAAAAcccaaattcctgctccagggagAGGGCAGAACGGGAGATGCCAGGGCGGGAGGTACCAGGAGGGGAGGTGATGCCCAGGATCTCCCTTCCCCGATCCCTTtggcagcagggacatcccAATGCCGGTGGAgacaccttgggcagcaggaggagcccctgacaGGGGCGGGGTCCCAGGGAGGGAGCCCGAAAGGGGCCGGGgggagccctccctgccaggagagACTGAGGGCCGGGGGGACCTGCGGGGTTTGGGGGCCCCAGGAGGACCTGGGGCAGGTTGGTCAGGGGGAagctgtccccattgtccccagcgTCCCCAgcgtccccagtgtccccactgccccCTCCGTCCCCACCACCGACCTGCCCAGGGACAAGAGCACAAGCCCCGGGTGCTCCAAggccgccgctgctgctcctctgggcccCTCCGAGCGCTcccccctgagcatccctgcccaccGCTGTCCTCAGCTCCATGGCAGACACCCCAccccgtccctgtcccacccctgtccccatgaCGCCTCTCTGCCGCATCCCTGTCCCCGGCCTGTGCCTCATCCCTGTCCCTATGCTGCCCCCTCCGcgtccctgtcccacccctgtcccctTCACTGTTCCCATCTCCGTCCCATCCCGGTCCAATCCcggtcccatccctgtccccgtgctgccccctgctgccccagcccggaATGGCCTCTCCCCATCCCATAATTGCCCCCGCCGCCCCATCCCAACTCAGAactgccccatcccatccccgctctgcagctgccccttccccaccccggacctctcctgtccccagccagccgctgtcccctgctgcccttccccatcccatcactgcccccctgccccagcccctctcacaactgccccagcccctcccagaactgccccagctcccctcatTACTGCCCCACCCCATAATTGCCCCCCACGCCCCATCCTTATCCCCCTCTGGCTCCCCTCCTGGTCCCCATCCCGCAGCGTCCCCATGGAGGGGGACACCCCGATTCCAGGGACACCCCGATTCCAGGGATACCCCAATTCTAGGAACACCCCGATCCCAGGGTCATCCCAATTCTAGGGACACCCCGATTGCAGGGATACCCCGATTCCAGGGTCACCCCAATTCTAGGGACACTCCGATTCCAGTGACACCCCGATTCCAGGGACCCCTCCATTCCAAGGACACCCCGATTCCAGGGACACCAAAAGCCCCGGGTGTCCCCCAGGAGTGGGGACGAGGCTGTGGTGGGATCAGGGGTGCCCAAGGGTGCCCGGGGGTGCCCGGGGAGCCCTCCCAGGGcctgagcaggggctgagcgGGGCAGGAGCTCCTGACCCTGGAAATCCAGAGCTCAGTAATGGAGGGCACAGAATCCCCCTTCGGCTCACTATGGGTCCCTGTTGGGGCTGCCTCCCCCGTCCCTGTGCCCACCGATGTCACCCCAGTGGTGCCACCCCACTCCTTCCAACCCACTCCTTGCAGcccaccagtgccaccccagcagtgTCACCCACAGCTTTTCCCATGTGTGGGTTCCCTTGGGTgtcccctggggacaccagagaagccagcagccctgcagtgacactcagcTGGTGTCACCCCGTGCTTggggtgccccagccctgcgGGGGTCACGTACCTGCACCCCTGGGGGTGGCACCGTCACGGTCACTCCCACGGTCACTCACAGCACACCGAGCTGGCCCGGGCTGCTTCATGGTGACATTGTCCCCGCACGGGTGTCCCCGGCTGGCCGTGGTGGCcgtgctggtggcactgccaggactgAGTCAGGCTCGGTGCCGGGTGCTCGGGCACACGGCACCAGGGAACGAGTGACTCCAGGGGACACATGACCAGGTCTTGGGATTTTTGACTCAGAGGTGGCAGCGGGTGGCCCGGTCCCCGTGGTGGCCCTGGGCAGAGTGCAGGACACTGCACTCAGCGTGGCTGTGGTGGTGGCCCACACGGGGCTGGGACATGTGGCACAAGGTGTCGTGTGGCCTGTGCCATTCCATGGCACATCCCCTGTGGTGGCACACCACAGCCTGTCATGTCACATGCCCTGTGCCACACTGCGTCCTGTGCCACATCCCCTCGTGTGTCACATTGTTTGCCATGCCACAGGCCACATCCAGCTTGTGCCAATGCCATTTGTCACACTGCATTGTCCCACATGCCCCACACCACCCCATGGCacatcccctgtgccctggcagggacaccaggcacagcctggccaccacagctcagctctccctgcccacagccaccaggacagacacagggacagagggacacagggacacggcgTCTCAGTGGCAGCACTTTATTTCCTTCTGCCATTgtacaaaaataaagaagtgCCACATGGGCGGGGGCACTGCCCTTCTCTGTGTGTACCAAAAATATCAATATTCATAAATAAATCCTTCTGATGTTCATACTTTAACACTGtacaaaaaatataataaaatagatatttatatattagaAACATCCTTAAATACTTCTGCAAGCTGCAGGAGTTAAATTAATTCTAACGATCAATAAATACCAGACAGAAACAAATAATAATGTATAAATTAGGGGGGAGGCAGTGGGGGCTGTCACCCACTGTCACAGTGCAGTGGCCAAGGCCGAGTCCCTGCTGGGCACAGtcagggctgtggtggcacGGGGGGGACACGGAGAGGACAGGGATGAATGagagcacaggggacactgagagcagaggggacactgagggcacagggatgtgcaaAGGGACACCGAGCTGGGGGACACCGAGCacagagggacactgagggcacagggatgtgcaaAGGGACACCGAGCTGGGGGACACCGAGCTCAGAGGGACACACAGACCGTGCAGAGACCCAGGATTgcactcccagctgctccccggGAGCAGAGCTGGCCGCGGGGTGACAGCACGGGGGTGACAGCACCGGGGACAGCCGCCGGTGGCAGCGGCGGGTGCTGGGCGAGCAGCTCTGAGTCAGGCTGTGTCAGCCGACCCATTGAATCACTGGAAAatccagcagggcctgggaacagggaacagcACCCGGGGGACCCCCGGCTCCACCGGGACCACCTGGATCGCGGGGAAAGCGGGGCGGGGTGCGGGAGAGCCAGCcggggctgtcctgcagcccagcgGCGGCTcggggacagcagggtcccCGCAGGAGCCGGAGATGCTGTCAGTGCGTCCGTCCGAGCCCTCGCTGCGGTGAGCGAGAGCGGCTCCGCGGGGCATCCCGGCCGTCGGACGCCTCTCCAcgctgggaatggggctgggatcGCCTCACACGGATGGAGGTGATGGAGCTGCACACGGGAGGTGCCGGCGGGGCTGCCCTAGGGCCGTGCGGGCCGCTCCGAGCCCCGGGCCGGTCTCCCGTTCCCCCTGGCCCGGTCCCGGCGCGTCCGGCGGCTCCCGGCGCTCAGCTCCGCGCTGCGCTCGGCCATGAAGCGGGCGTAGCTCCAGAGGgtctggcagccctgcagcttctGTCGGAAGATGCCGAGGGATGCcgcggggctggggaggggccggcggccgggccgggggctgggGGTCGGGAACAGCCCCGCCAGGTTGCTGAGGAGCGCTCGCACCTTCCGGTGGGTCCTGCTCAAGCGGCGAAGGATCTCGGCCTCGGGCGGGTGGAGGTCGCGCTGGTGGCGGATGATGTCCTGCAGCGCCTGCTCCATGTGCACCATCGGCCTCCGCAGCCGCCGCAGCCCCCAGGGCCCCTTGCCCGCCCTCTGCAGCCACGCGGGGCGGGTGTTGGTGCGGCACATGCTGTGCATGTCCAggtgctgctccttctcctgcccagAGATTGAGGATCAGGGATGTGGAAGCGGCACGGGGAGCGCCCCCGGCTGCCCTGTGGGGGGACAGGCGCGACCCCTcgccctggggagggggactCACGTAGAAGGTGAAGAGTTCCTGCGCGTCCTCGGCCATGAGCCGCACCAGCGCCTGCGTCTGCGGCACGGTGGGAGCCAGCGGGGACCTGCCCCCCTGGCCCGGCACCGCCCAGAGGATGAGGAGCCCCTTGGTGACAGCTGGGGACGAAGAGGAGGGAGTCAGAGGCCATTGGGGCATCGCtgggtgcagggacagagccctctCTCACAGGATCACCACCCCCGTGCCAGGAATGCTGCCTGCACCACAGGCCCTGCGCCAAAAACCTGCTGggtccgtccatccatccatccatccatccatccatccatccatccatccatcgagaggaggatgaggaaggtgcAGAACAACCACAGCAGccgctccagcagctccccctgcaGCCCGGGCCCCCGccaaggaggggacagcagcgACACTCCTGGATCCAGTCCCGCTGTCCGGCTCTGCCAGTCActgtcccagtccctctgtCACCCACAGGACTGCGGATGTGGCACTGGGCTCACACAGCCTCTGTCCCTTTGGGCAAGCTGACCCCTGACCTTCCGCCATCggtccccaagctgtcccctcccagcatcccctccctcccagtgctccccgTGTGCCACAGCGGGCAatgtccccgtccctgtccccgccaGCGCCCGAGGGAGGCGACAGCGCCGCGGCACAGCCTTGGTGCCACCTGCCTTGGCGGTCAAGGGGCCCCGCGAGAGGGGACACACGGGCACACGCGGGGGCACACCGGGCACACACGTacctgccagcagtgcccagggccgCCCGTCGCACCGCATGGCCGGGCAGGGTGTCCGCCCGGGCTGGCACAGGCACTTCCTTGAGCGCTCGGCGAGGGGGAAGCGCGCTTTTAAAAGCGCACCCGAGTAACCCCCGCCCCTCGAgggtgagagaaggaagaagctCTGTCCCAAAGAGCCGGCAGATTGGGTGGATGGGGATGTTCTTCGAGTCAGTTCCTCGAGGGAGTCCGGGGCCGTGCGGGGAGGCTGCGGTGCCACCCGGGTCCGGCGGGACCCCCGCTCCTGGTTCTTGGGACAGAAACCTTTTGGGTGACGCTGGTGTCGCCCTCAGCGCCCGGCAGGCTGAACTGAAACCAGCGCCGGCTGCCCCGAAACCCCAATGCAAAAGAGGCCGGCTGGCAGCGAGGACAGGGATGTCACCCATGTGCCACCACGGGGGACTCGCATCCCAAATCCAACTGTGGGAGGCAAAAATCCACCCTGGCAAGGAGGGAGGTGCAGGTGTGGGATCGGCACggcatcccagcactgcccgaTGCTCCGGGGgatgctccttccctgctcacaCCCACCCTCACCTCTGGGTGACAAATTCGGGCGCTGAACCAAGTGGGggccccaggctgagcccctgcgCCCGGCAGCACCCACGGGAACACCGAGGGCGCCGGGTATTGCCCAAGGCAGCGCTGTCCCTTGTGCAACGCTGCCCTGggagagccctggggctgccacgGCCTCGGCACAGCCCGCAGCGCCAGGAcagtcccctctgtcccctcggGCTCCCCTTCCTTGCAGGCGGAGACCGCACCCGCAGGGGTTTTCCCGTTCCTTGGAGGTGAATGGCTCCGCTCAGCGTGCCGAGGTGTCGCAATCCCGTGGATTTTGGTGACCCTGGCCGAATTTACGCATTCGGAGAGTTCGGTGATGGGGCAGGGACACAAGGCAGAAGTTAACAGCTCCTTCCAGGAAGAAGGATGCAGCGCTCACTCACTTTTAGaagtattttgttttcccagaatttccctgCCCAGTCGCAACGACCTGCAGTCTGCTTCCTCCACCCACCGCCCGTGAcggctcctcctcttcctcctcccgcAGCCTTTCCGTGGGGCCGGGGGGTGCCCAGGACAGTCCTGAAGGGGTGGAGGAACCAGGAGAAGAACTTGCTTGTTCCACAGCAGTTTGTCCATCCCTCAGGCTGCCTCAACAGGCTGTTCACCAGCTGTCCACTTGTgcgtccatccatccatccatccatccatccatccatccatgaatTCCTCCACCTGTTCAGCAATGCATTAACCTGTCTATCCATAtgatcatccatccatccatccatccatgcccTGCCGTGAGGGTGATCAGGAAGAGCTctctctgcccacagctggccctgtcccccccatatggccctgtcaccccctgggctgggccagcaggACCCCATGGCGTGGCCACCCCGCTGTGGCCAGGGCTGTGCAATACCAGGGGACAGAAATAGCTGCGGTGAccgcagggccagcagcagttTCTTCATCGCGGGAGCGTCAGCGGCGTCCCATGACTCGGAGAAGGGAGCGAGACAGGAAGGAGAGAGCCCGTGGAGCTGGCAGGAAGCTGGAGGCTGCAAGAGCCCGGGGCTGACGTGGGCACGACGTGCCAGGaggggggcacagccctgctcggaatgagggagagcaggggatggctttggggacagggtgggagcagaggtcCCGCCAGGATCATCCCTggtttggggacaggatgggagcAGAGGTCCCcaccaggctcctgctgggtcTGGCTGACGGCCAGGTCCCTCtgggggcacccctggctgcagcaccccCCTTGTGCACCCCACTTTGGCACAGGATGCCGAGCTGCCAGCAAGGGAAGAGGATGTGGGGGCACGGTGGCAGtgtggcagggacacccccaggccTGGGGTCAagctcctgcctcagtttcccccagtCTGGCCTggtgtggggcagggggagggcaTAAATGTGGGCCTGGGTTTCCCCGGGGTCAGTGAGTTGCCGGGGGCTGCAGCTTTAAGCgattttttcacccaaaatacAAGCAGAGAAAGTGGCCATGTCCCATCCCaactctgtccccctgtcccatcccaggccCTGCCACCAACACAGAGACCAGCTGTGAGCAACCTCCCTGGgctacacagaaataaaaataataagaatttTATTGACTTATCAAAAACTATGTGAAAATACAACTcatgaggggctgggagccacTGTCACCCCTCCCTGACAGgtgacagccagggctggcattGAACCAGAGCCCCCCACTGCCCccttggggatttttgaggtgcCAGGGGTaagcccagctccaggagtgCTCTCCCCTccatggggctgctccagggctgtccctgagcatcGTGGCCAGCGCTCCCTTCCCAAGGGGACACATGCCATcagccccaggctgtcccctaTAGCACCACGGTGGCACAGCATTGCTCTTTGGCATTTTTCCCATGTCCCCTCCACCTGGGCCACCCACCCCACCCAGGCCAGGCCAGAGGGACAGGATGGCACCAGGGACTGCCCCTCTCCTTGTGCCCACTGCCACAAAGCCACCACgtccccaaagccaccacagccccagcatAGAGGGAGCGACACTGAGCCcggctctgtgctgggggatCATTAAAGTGAACAATTAATGACAggggtggggagcagggggacaCCACGCTGggacagccagcctggggacagccagcctggggacaccacgcTGGGACAGCCAGCCGCTATCTGCCGCTCTCCTGccgctgctgcagcagctggatcaCCTCAGCAATGCCCTCCTCAGGGACCTGCGGGGCACAGAGGGGGTGTCAGCCTCAGGGGacaccccaggctggcaggggtgCCCGGGGAGGGGCAGGGCTCACCAGGGCGTGATCGAAGTTGAAGGTGCTGATGTAATAGGCCGAGATGTCGGCGGCCGCCAGCGGCTCCGCGATCTGCGCCACGATGCCACACTCGTCTGGGGACAAAGGGGCCTCGGGTCACTGCCACGGGGACATGCGGGGACAGCAgtgccccacagcaccccctgggtggcagtggcacaggaggggacacggcCAGCACGGGCACACTCACCGAAGCCGAGGGGCTGCCCCCCGATGCGCACCATGCGCCACAGCTCGCCCGTGGAGCTGGTCAGCAGCAGGTCACTGGGGAAGCTGAGGGACAAAGGCAAGTGTCACCCCCTCCCCgagcccccagagccagggacagagggacagacagccccagggtggcaccTACCGCTTCTGGGTGTCGGCATCCATCACGATGGAGATGTAGCCCTCGatgagggagaaggagaagaaggtgaTGGAGTCCAggtcctggctgccaggggctgcatccCACGGGGGGCTGCgagggacaaggggacacacagaggggtcacacccccaaaatggggaggagaagggtTTGGTGGTGGCTCTGGGTGTCTGAGCATcgtgctgggtgctgcaggatgggggagagggacaggagcaggtgtccccacagggtctgcagctcacaggtgacaccaggTTTTGGGGCACTCTCAAAAGGACAGGGTCACTCTGGAGCAGGAGCATGGCACCAGCAGGGACCCCATCCCAGGGGACACTGAGAACCCCAACAGGAGCATTCCCTCCCCCCAGCACCGTTCCCACTGCCTTTCCCAAACCCACCCCCTTCTGCTTTAATCTCCCACTGGGATTTGGTACAATGGTGGCTTTGTCCCTCGTGTCACCTCAGGGTTCCCACCCCTCACTGTGGGTGACAAAACCAGTTTGGAAAACACACCCAGAGTCTGAACACCCGCTGGGACCaatggcagggagcagagtcACCGCAGTtcaggtggcaccaggccagaGGCCACCCCCACGTCCCCATCCCCGGGACTCACCTGTGGGAGTAGAAGAGGACGTCGATGAGCATGGTGGCGATGGCGGGCAGCGTGTCGGGGGCCACCGTGAGGACACAGAAGCGCGTCTGGGGGCTCTGCACCGGGTGCAGCGTGGGGCTGGCGGCTGGCGGGGGAACGGCCGCGCGTcaggcctggggacagctcgGGGACAGTCCCGCAGTGCCACCCCGTGGCCACCGCGCCCGCAGCCCCAAGTCCCAAAGGATGTGGGTGCCacggctgggagctgcagcatctcGGTGGGGACTGGATGGCCCCAAAATGGGCATCTCCAGTGGGAACTGGAGCATCTGCAGTGGGGTCCCTCAGACATGTAGGTACCactggtgggagcaggagcaccttggcaggggacagggtgaCCATGGGGGTCCCCCAGGATGTGGGAACCACCCATGGGAGCAGCATAGTGTGGCCTGGGGACAGCGTGGCCTTGGGGTCCCCCAGAGATGTGGGTTCCACTGGTGGGATCTGGATCATCTCGTTGGGGActgggtggccctggggacagggtggctcTGGAGGTCCCTCAAGGATATGGGTACCAcccaagggagcagcaccctggCAAGGACTGGATGACTTTGGGACAGTGTGGTCTGGGGACAGGGCCACACTTTGGGAGGTCCCCCAAAGATGTGGGTTCTACTGGTGGCATCTGGATCATCTCACTGGGGACTGGGTGGCCCTGGGACAGGGTGGCTCTGGAGGCCCCTCAAGGAAATGGGTAtcatgggctgtgctggagcacctgggtggccccaggggacacagagcccagtgTCACTCACGTGGCTTGGGCTTGAGGAAGCCATTGCTGACGTCATcacaggtgacagggacacactCGCCACCCTCCTCCTTGTAGATGTCGAACTCCCCGGCCAGCGTGTGGATCACCACGGGCAGGTCCCGCTCCCGCACCTGCCCCGGAGCGGGATCAGCACTGCCACTCTCCTCAGGGCCCTGGGACAGCCAGCCAGGTGTCCCCGTGCCCTGTGTCACTCACCAGGATGAAGTCGGTCTGGTACGTGGAGAGCATCAGCACCGAGACGTGGTGCTCGGCCAGCGGCGCGATGACCGAGCGCGCGATCTTGGTGACACCGGTGGCCTGGCAGCCGGGGGGCTCCCGCCCGTTGGACACCACGCTGAGCACCAGCCACGTGGAATCTGCCACCTGCATGAACTCGGAGGCcggcagctctgcaggggacaagggacactgAGGCgggtggctctgcagggctgggcacagccacagagcCAGGGCCAGCTCAGGCACCGTGTGCCACACTGTCCCCTGGCTGAGCCCCCACGCAGGACCAGCCCCAGGTGTGGGACATTGGTTGGGATCAGCCCCAGGTGTGGGGATGCTGGTTTGGGGGTGCAGATCCACAGGTGGAATGAGCCAGAcagggctcagctgctccaCCCTGGGATTTGGCCATAGGGATGAGGGGGGCCAAGGCTaagctccccaaaccccaagaTGTGGGGGGtttctctcctccctgtgccagcaccccaGGCTGGGTGCAGGGGAGTTGGCATcgcaccccaaaaccagcaccaCTAGGGCCGTGGGGCTGCCCAGCTCATCCTCTACCCCCaaagagcccccagccccatgcccATCACCAGGGATGTTAGGGATGCACACAGGGCATTGGAGGGGACAAGGGAGGGTcaccccactgccctgggggtccCAGCACATGGTGGAgagagcccaggctggcagaggggcacagctgcttcccaaAGATCTGCTGgtgtgggcagggtgggcatAGGCCAGCTGTTCCTGCCTCCCACCCTCTTGCCCAGGAgcggggctggcactgctggggcacccCAGGACTGGgccaggctgtcccctcctctcTGGGCTCCCCTTCCCAGCACGGGACgggccagggcccccagggGTCTCCAGTCCCCTCCTCCCATGCAGGAaaggtgggagcagctcccatggGAGGTCACACAAGCCCCCAGCCCTTCCGTGGGCACCCGGTGCCCAAGCCCGgctgagaccccagacccatcACACCAGTGGTGGGGGGGATGTCACACGGGGGGTCCAGCACGCACTGAGGGGACCCCTGAGGGGACAGGCTCTGCACCCCGCTCCCAAAcccggccgggcagggcggagcggggccggatCCAGGGCCCGGCGGGTGTTCCCAGCGCCTGTTCCTGT includes these proteins:
- the CASTOR1 gene encoding cytosolic arginine sensor for mTORC1 subunit 1 produces the protein MDLHILEHRVRVLSLARRGLWLYTHPLLKLLFLPQRCRCKFFSLTETPEDYTVMLDEEGFKELPASEFMQVADSTWLVLSVVSNGREPPGCQATGVTKIARSVIAPLAEHHVSVLMLSTYQTDFILVRERDLPVVIHTLAGEFDIYKEEGGECVPVTCDDVSNGFLKPKPPASPTLHPVQSPQTRFCVLTVAPDTLPAIATMLIDVLFYSHSPPWDAAPGSQDLDSITFFSFSLIEGYISIVMDADTQKRFPSDLLLTSSTGELWRMVRIGGQPLGFDECGIVAQIAEPLAAADISAYYISTFNFDHALVPEEGIAEVIQLLQQRQESGR